Proteins encoded by one window of Candidatus Finniella inopinata:
- a CDS encoding citrate synthase, whose protein sequence is MGSQLKKAQFTFQGKVFELPVLSGTEGPDAVDISALYKETGLFTYDPGFMSTASCTSAITFIDGDEGRLLYRGYSIASLAENCDFLEVAYLLLYGDLPNVAQKQIFIKDINLHSLLHEQMSGFYQGFRRDAHPMAIMVGVVGALSAFYHDSLDIHDPKQRELASFRLIAKMPTMAAMAYKYSIGQPFLYPRNDLCYAGNFLRMMFGLPSEEYEINPVLVKAMDRILILHADHEQNASTSTVRLAGSSGANPFACIASGIAALWGPAHGGANEAVINMLQEIGDLKRIPEFINRAKDKNDSFRLMGFGHRVYKNYDPRATVLRESCHEVLSELRIKNDPLLDLALELERIALQDEYFIEKKLYPNVDFYSGIIFRAMGVPTSMFTVLFALARSVGWVAQWQEMIAEPTQKIGRPRQLYQGHPERAFVSVHNRTTASQ, encoded by the coding sequence GTGGGCTCTCAATTAAAAAAAGCACAGTTTACCTTTCAGGGAAAAGTCTTTGAGCTGCCTGTACTATCAGGCACCGAAGGTCCTGACGCGGTTGATATTTCAGCACTATACAAAGAAACGGGTCTGTTTACCTATGACCCGGGCTTTATGTCTACGGCCAGCTGTACTTCGGCTATCACCTTCATTGATGGTGACGAAGGACGATTGCTCTATCGAGGATATTCCATAGCATCGTTGGCTGAAAATTGCGATTTTTTAGAAGTTGCTTATCTGTTGTTGTATGGCGATTTACCCAACGTCGCTCAAAAACAAATTTTTATTAAAGATATCAATCTCCATTCCCTGCTTCATGAACAGATGAGCGGCTTTTATCAGGGGTTCCGGCGGGACGCCCATCCTATGGCTATTATGGTTGGTGTCGTGGGTGCCTTGTCAGCCTTTTATCATGATAGCTTGGATATCCACGACCCTAAACAAAGGGAACTGGCGTCTTTTCGGCTAATTGCTAAAATGCCAACCATGGCTGCCATGGCCTATAAATATTCGATCGGCCAACCGTTTTTATACCCAAGGAATGACCTTTGTTATGCGGGTAATTTTTTGCGGATGATGTTTGGTTTACCTTCTGAAGAGTATGAGATTAATCCTGTCTTGGTAAAGGCCATGGATCGTATTTTGATTTTGCATGCCGATCATGAACAGAATGCGTCGACATCCACAGTGCGACTGGCTGGATCCAGTGGGGCGAATCCGTTTGCATGCATTGCCTCAGGTATTGCTGCTTTGTGGGGGCCAGCCCATGGAGGGGCGAACGAGGCGGTCATAAATATGCTGCAAGAAATTGGGGATCTGAAACGCATTCCTGAATTTATTAATCGTGCCAAGGACAAAAATGATTCCTTTCGTTTAATGGGCTTTGGGCACCGGGTATATAAAAATTATGATCCCCGTGCCACGGTTCTTCGGGAAAGCTGCCACGAGGTTTTGTCAGAGCTTAGAATTAAAAATGATCCTCTTTTAGATCTAGCTTTGGAACTTGAGCGTATTGCTTTACAGGATGAGTATTTTATAGAGAAAAAGTTGTATCCGAATGTGGATTTCTACTCTGGAATTATTTTCCGGGCGATGGGTGTTCCGACGTCTATGTTTACGGTCTTGTTTGCTCTCGCTCGCAGCGTTGGATGGGTAGCTCAGTGGCAAGAAATGATTGCTGAGCCGACTCAAAAAATTGGGCGCCCTCGGCAACTGTATCAGGGTCATCCTGAACGGGCCTTTGTGTCTGTTCATAACCGTACAACAGCCTCTCAATGA
- the mlaD gene encoding outer membrane lipid asymmetry maintenance protein MlaD, with translation MRHNFVEAFIGAVVLAAAGFFFVFVYSASQKNIADGYMVYARFERIDGINVGSDVKMSGVKIGVVHHLEIDPKTYQARITLNLSQHLQLPKDSSAEIASESLLGGKYVALVPGGSEQFLTSGEEITHTQSSISFEGLISKFLFSQSGDNKHDAKATA, from the coding sequence ATGCGGCATAATTTTGTTGAAGCCTTTATTGGCGCAGTCGTTTTGGCTGCGGCCGGTTTCTTTTTTGTATTTGTATATTCTGCGAGCCAGAAAAATATCGCCGATGGCTATATGGTGTATGCCCGTTTTGAACGAATTGACGGTATCAATGTCGGTAGTGATGTAAAAATGAGCGGCGTTAAAATCGGTGTTGTCCACCATCTTGAGATCGACCCCAAAACTTACCAAGCTCGGATTACATTGAACCTGTCACAGCATCTTCAGCTGCCGAAAGATTCATCTGCGGAAATTGCGAGTGAAAGTCTGTTGGGTGGAAAATATGTGGCTTTAGTCCCCGGCGGTAGCGAGCAATTCCTAACGTCAGGTGAGGAGATAACCCACACGCAATCATCAATCAGCTTTGAAGGACTGATTAGTAAGTTTTTATTCTCACAGTCCGGCGACAATAAACATGATGCAAAGGCAACTGCGTAG